From the Musa acuminata AAA Group cultivar baxijiao chromosome BXJ3-7, Cavendish_Baxijiao_AAA, whole genome shotgun sequence genome, one window contains:
- the LOC135643456 gene encoding beta-galactosidase-like: protein MTLGCGRRLSTLLLLAVTLVVVSPPWLSSPVDASVSYDHKAIIINGQRRILISGSIHYPRSTPEMWPDLIQKAKDGGLDVIQTYVFWNGHEPSPGQYYFGGNYDLVRFIKLVKQAGLYVHLRIGPYVCAEWNFGGFPVWLKYVPGINFRTDNGPFKAAMAKFTEKIVAMMKSEGLFESQGGPIILSQIENEYGPVEYYGGTAAKNYLSWAAQMAVGLNTGVPWVMCKQDDAPDPVINACNGFYCDYFSPNKPYKPTMWTEAWTGWFTAFGGPVPHRPVEDLAFAVARFIQKGGSFVNYYMYHGGTNFGRTAGGPFISTSYDYDAPIDEYGLLRQPKWGHLRDLHKAIKMCEPALVSGDPTVTKLGNYQEAHVYRSKSGSCAAFLSNFNPHSYASVTFNGMKYNIPSWSISILPDCKTSVFNTAKVGAPTSQIKMTWVGGFSWESFSEDTNSLGDNSFTKDGLVEQISMTRDRTDYLWYTSYVNIDSNEQFLKNGRYPFLTVMSAGHSMHVFINGERAGTVSGSLDNPKLTFRENVKLWAGSNKISILSVAVGLPNVGNHFETWNAGVLGPVTLEGLNEGKRDLSSQKWIYQIGLRGESLSIHTLSGSSSVEWGGASTKQPLTWYKAFFNAPAGNEPLALDMSSMGKGQIWINGQSIGRYWPAYKAYGSCDWCDYRGTYNEKKCQTNCGEPSQKWYHVPRAWLNPTGNLLVVFEEWGGDPTGISMVKRVAL, encoded by the exons ATGACGCTTGGGTGCGGCCGCAGACTGTCGACGCTGCTGCTACTGGCGGTGACGTTGGTGGTGGTGTCGCCGCCGTGGCTTTCCTCTCCGGTCGATGCCTCCGTTTCATACGACCACAAGGCTATCATCATCAATGGGCAGAGGAGGATTCTAATCTCCGGTTCCATTCACTACCCCAGGAGCACCCCGGAG ATGTGGCCGGATCTTATCCAGAAGGCTAAAGATGGCGGCTTGGATGTTATCCAGACCTATGTGTTCTGGAACGGCCACGAGCCGTCCCCTGGTCAG TATTATTTTGGTGGTAATTACGACCTGGTTCGCTTCATCAAGCTGGTGAAGCAGGCCGGCCTCTATGTTCATCTCCGGATTGGTCCTTATGTTTGTGCCGAATGGAACTTTGG GGGATTTCCTGTCTGGCTAAAATATGTTCCTGGCATCAATTTCAGGACCGACAATGGACCTTTCAAG GCGGCCATGGCGAAGTTCACAGAGAAGATTGTCGCCATGATGAAGTCTGAAGGATTATTTGAATCACAGGGTGGTCCCATTATCCTCTCTCAG ATTGAAAACGAATATGGTCCAGTGGAGTACTATGGCGGAACTGCAGCCAAGAACTACCTAAGCTGGGCTGCTCAAATGGCAGTGGGTCTCAACACCGGTGTGCCGTGGGTCATGTGCAAGCAAGATGATGCACCTGATCCAGTG ATCAATGCCTGCAATGGGTTCTACTGTGATTATTTCTCACCAAACAAGCCTTATAAACCTACTATGTGGACTGAAGCATGGACTGGCTG GTTCACTGCTTTCGGGGGTCCAGTTCCTCACAGACCTGTTGAGGACTTGGCTTTTGCCGTTGCAAGGTTTATACAGAAGGGTGGATCCTTCGTTAACTACTATATG TACCATGGAGGAACAAACTTCGGTAGGACGGCTGGTGGTCCTTTTATTTCGACAAGCTATGACTATGATGCCCCAATTGATGAATACG GTCTGTTGAGGCAGCCGAAATGGGGACATCTGAGAGACCTGCATAAAGCAATCAAAATGTGTGAACCAGCTCTTGTGTCTGGGGATCCCACAGTGACAAAACTCGGAAATTATCAGGAG GCACATGTATACAGATCAAAGTCAGGCTCATGTGCTGCATTCCTTTCTAATTTCAACCCACATTCTTATGCAAGTGTTACTTTCAATGGAATGAAGTATAATATTCCATCTTGGTCCATCAGCATTCTTCCTGACTGCAAAACCTCAGTGTTCAACACTGCAAAG GTAGGAGCTCCAACATCACAGATTAAAATGACTTGGGTTGGTGGATTTTCTTGGGAGTCCTTCAGTGAGGATACCAACTCACTGGGGGATAACTCATTCACAAAAGATGGATTGGTGGAGCAGATAAGCATGACAAGGGATCGGACAGACTACCTGTGGTACACTTCATA TGTTAACATAGACTCAAATGAACAATTCTTGAAGAATGGCCGATACCCTTTCCTGACTGTGATGTCGGCAGGCCATTCTATGCATGTTTTCATCAATGGAGAACGGGCTG GGACTGTCTCTGGTAGTTTGGACAATCCAAAGCTGACTTTCAGAGAAAATGTGAAGTTGTGGGCAGGAAGCAACAAAATCTCGATTCTAAGTGTCGCTGTTGGTCTTCCT AATGTTGGCAACCACTTTGAGACATGGAATGCTGGTGTTCTTGGTCCAGTGACTCTGGAAGGTCTCAATGAAGGAAAGAGAGACCTTTCATCACAGAAATGGATTTACCAG ATCGGCCTGAGAGGTGAATCCCTGAGCATCCATACACTTAGTGGCAGTTCTTCAGTTGAGTGGGGAGGTGCATCAACAAAGCAGCCGTTGACTTGGTACAAG GCTTTCTTTAATGCTCCAGCTGGGAATGAGCCATTGGCATTAGACATGAGTAGCATGGGCAAAGGTCAGATATGGATCAATGGACAAAGCATTGGCAGATACTGGCCTGCCTATAAGGCATATGGTTCTTGTGATTGGTGCGATTACAGAGGGACATACAACGAGAAGAAATGCCAGACTAATTGTGGGGAGCCTTCTCAAAAATG GTATCATGTTCCTCGCGCTTGGCTGAACCCAACTGGAAACTTGTTGGTTGTGTTTGAAGAGTGGGGTGGTGATCCAACTGGGATTTCTATGGTGAAAAGAGTAGCACTATGA